In Anaerobaca lacustris, the sequence CCTCCCCACAATTCTCCTCGGCAAATCCCATGCTACACTCTTGACTACACTTTTGACGTGCATCTTGGAGGTAAGGACAATGCCGAGGAGCAGACCAACATCAAATCCGATCTCGTACCACAGGCACACAAAGCAGTACTATGTTACCCGGGGCGGGAAGCGGCTCTATTTAGGCTCCGACAAAGAGCAAGCCCTGAGACGTTACCACGAAGTTGGCCTCAGTGGCACAGTCAGATCGATTGAGCAAGCTTCGCCGCCCGTTGATCTATCGGCAAAAGAACTCGCCAATCGATTCTTAGCTGCCCAGAGGGCCAATTGGAGGAATCCCCAGGGGACTCTCAAGTCATACAGGGATTGGGTGGGCCGATTCCTGAAAGACCATCGACAGTTGAGGGTGGCAGAATTCACGATCGAGAGGTTTGCCTCCTGGAAACTCTCACTCAAGGAGCGGGGTTATTCGCCCGAATCGATCAACCATTACCTCTCTGCTGTTCGAGCGATGTTTAGGTTTGCGGAAGACACAGGCCTTATGGACAAGGCCCCGAAATTGAAGCGAGTCCGTAATGAGCCGAAGCAGAGGATCGGTTCTGCTGAGAAACCAATCTACTCGGCGGATGATGTCCGGCAGTTGGTGGGTGTAGCAGATGTGCAATTGAAGGCCATGGTCATGCTGGCTCTCAACTGTGGTTTCGGCCCCAAAGACCTTCATGACCTGACTTGGCAAGAT encodes:
- a CDS encoding tyrosine-type recombinase/integrase, with product MPRSRPTSNPISYHRHTKQYYVTRGGKRLYLGSDKEQALRRYHEVGLSGTVRSIEQASPPVDLSAKELANRFLAAQRANWRNPQGTLKSYRDWVGRFLKDHRQLRVAEFTIERFASWKLSLKERGYSPESINHYLSAVRAMFRFAEDTGLMDKAPKLKRVRNEPKQRIGSAEKPIYSADDVRQLVGVADVQLKAMVMLALNCGFGPKDLHDLTWQDIKDGRITLPRSKTGVCQTYLIWPETQELLDQVKERQVVRAIKRSKRTGIHPNETHVFLTKFWHPWSKDSVAEEFRKLCKKAGLPCYGFYRLRHCASTAMSLVANPHIHRRFMRHSQLQQQVA